Proteins from one Elgaria multicarinata webbii isolate HBS135686 ecotype San Diego chromosome 3, rElgMul1.1.pri, whole genome shotgun sequence genomic window:
- the LOC134395530 gene encoding zinc finger protein OZF-like: protein MGRPKRHKCLRCGKTFASQSLLLVHHRVHTGEKPYSCPECGKCFSQQPHLVNHQRLHTGEKPYKCMECEKCFADPSSLVKHRRVHTGEKPYKCMECGKCFAFGSGLVAHNRIHTGEKPYACSECGKCFSSRSQLVKHQRVHTGERSYKCMECGKCFAVKYTLEIHQRVHTGEKPYKCTECGKCFAYHSSCMKHQRIHTGEKPYQYPECGKCFSHQPDLKIHKRVHTREKPYQCLECGKCFGYKFYLVDHHRLHTGEKPHTCVQCGKCFARYSELMQHQRAHTGEKPYKCSECDKCFAQSSAFVTHQRVHTGEKPYKCLECGKSFPQYSNLATHKRRVHTGEKPYKCLECRKCFAQQSCLVIHHKMHTGEKPYQCPECGKRFSQHGHLVIHQKVHSGEKQFKCLECGKCFTHKSALVNHHRVHTGEKPYKCLECGKCFAHHSSLVTHGRVHTGEKAYQCPECGKRFNQHGHLVIHQKVHIGGKRNQTKPKKTHTNERRSGKLVGANFLSQGWKTAKPSHRKEDGMSGQRSCAGQNCSFVTEAMPKGATRTAEGSRKETSLRFTITVLKGPLKKLHAGS, encoded by the exons ATGGGAAGACCTAAACGGCACAAATGTTTGAGGTGTGGGAAAACGTTTGCTTCCCAGTCACTTCTTTTAGTTCACCACAGagtccacactggggagaaaccctacAGTTGTCCAGAATGTGGAAAATGCTTTTCTCAGCAGCCTCATCTCGTGAACCACCAGAgacttcacacaggagagaaaccttacaaatgcatggagtgtgagAAGTGTTTTGCTGATCCTTCTTCCTTGGTGAAACACCGGAGAGTCCACACGGGCGAGAAACCCTACAAATGCATGGAGTGCGGAAAATGTTTCGCTTTTGGCTCAGGCCTCGTGGCACACAACAgaatccacactggagagaagccctatgcGTGTtcagagtgtgggaaatgtttcagCTCCCGGTCCCAGCTTGTGAAACACCAGAGGGTTCATacaggggagagaagctacaaatgcatggagtgtgggaaatgttttgctgTCAAATATACCTTAGAGATccaccagagagtccacacgggagagaagccctataaatgcactgagtgtgggaagtgttttgCTTACCACTCGTCTTGTATGAAACACcagagaattcacactggagagaaaccttaCCAATATCCCGAATGCGGGAAATGTTTTTCTCATCAGCCAGATCTTAAGATCCATAAGCGAGTCCACACCAGAGAGAAACCCtatcagtgcttggagtgtggaaaatgTTTTGGTTATAAATTCTATCTTGTGGACCATCACAGACTCCACACCGGAGAGAAACCCCACACGTGTGTGCAGTGTGGCAAGTGTTTTGCTCGCTATTCTGAACTTATGCAGCATCAACGAGCGCACACTGGAGAAAAACCttacaaatgctcagagtgtgacAAGTGTTTTGCACAAAGCTCAGCGTTCGTGACGCACCAGAGagttcacacgggggagaagccgtataaatgcttggagtgtgggaaaagctttccTCAGTACTCAAACTTAGCTACACACaagaga AGAGTTCAtacgggagagaaaccctataaatgcctcGAGTGCAGGAAATGTTTTGCACAGCAGTCGTGTCTTGTGATTCATCACAAGAtgcatacaggagagaaaccatatcagtgCCCTGAATGTGGGAAAAGGTTCAGTCAGCATGGACATCTTGTGATTCACCAGAAGGTCCACTCGGGAGAGAAACAGTtcaagtgcttggagtgtgggaaatgtttcacTCACAAGTCAGCTTTGGTCAACCATCACAGGGTGCAtacgggagagaaaccctataaatgcctcGAGTGCGGGAAATGTTTTGCACATCACTCGAGTCTTGTGACTCATGGACGGGTGCATACGGGAGAGAAAGCCTATCAGTGCCCTGAGTGTGGGAAACGGTTCAATCAACACGGTCATCTTGTGATTCACCAGAAGGTCCACATAGGAGGCAAACGGAACCAGACTAAGCCAAAGAAAACCCATACGAATGAGAGGCGCTCTGGTAAGCTGGTtgg CGCgaatttcctctcccaagggTGGAAAACAGCAAAGCCGTCGCACAGGAAAGAGGATGGTATGAGCGGCCAAAGAAGTTGTGCCGGGCAGAATTGTTCATTTGTCACAGAAGCCATGCCGAAAGGTGCCACCAGGACAGCAGAAGGTTCACGCAAAGAGACAAGTCTCAGATTCACGATAACCGTTTTGAAAGGGCCTCTGAAGAAATTGCATGCAGGGAGTTAA
- the LOC134396022 gene encoding tripartite motif-containing protein 10-like, which produces MASAPARTDVEEEAKCPICMSYLMDPVTLDCGHNFCRNCITCYREAWDQIGDLECPLCRVPIPRENLRPNWQLRNLIEKIMLLLNPGKETLCAKHKKKLQLFCKEEEELVCLVCRCTPEHRTHTVVTVEEASQEYKGRISDCLQLLKEQREEISVSISNAEKKSQDLLNQTKTEKQKAAATLRELRRFLETEENLLMAQIQEMEKEIVRNRDEHTARCSEELSSLDSLIQEIEEKCQQVASKLLEDIKGTLQRYKKEKRENPVAFPPATKRKIAEFCDINPFLEGAVKEFKETWACGYQLQKECVILDENTAHTKLILSHDRKSVRVGDSPQVLPEDFSRFDHWQCVLGCKGFNSGRHYWEVLVGNQEKWAVGVARSSVARKGHFTFGPTEGFWAVGKWDSQYWALDYPERLRLSPDRELKRICVSLNYLGGRVAFFDADTAELLFEFCSALFYGEKLHPLIWVWGTAYLRLCS; this is translated from the exons ATGGCCTCAGCCCCAGCACGCACGGATGTAGAAGAGGAAGCCAAGTGCCCCATCTGCATGAGCTATTTGATGGACCCGGTGACACTGGACTGTGGGCACAACTTCTGTCGGAACTGCATAACGTGCTACCGCGAGGCATGGGACCAAATCGGGGACTTGGAGTGCCCTCTTTGCAGAGTTCCGATCCCGAGGGAAAACCTCCGGCCGAACTGGCAGCTGCGAAACTTAATAGAAAAAATTATGCTGCTACTAAATCCAGGAAAGGAGACTCTGTGTGCGAAGCATAAGAAAAAACTCCAGTTGTTTTGCAAAGAGGAGGAAGAATTGGTGTGTTTGGTTTGTCGGTGCACCCCTGAGCACAGAACACACACTGTAGTCACCGTGGAGGAGGCTTCTCAAGAATATAAG GGTCGGATTTCCGACTGCCTGCAACTTCTGAAGGAACAAAGAGAAGAAATATCAGTGTccatttcaaatgcagaaaagaaaagtcaaGACTTGCTT aaccaaacaaaaacagagaAGCAAAAGGCAGCAGCTACATTAAGGGAGCTACGCCGGTTCCTGGAAACAGAAGAGAACCTTCTGATGGCCCAGATTCAAGAGATGGAGAAGGAGATTGTAAGGAACAGGGACGAGCACACGGCCCGATGCTCTGAGGAACTCTCTTCTCTGGATAGTCTCATCCAGGAGATTGAGGAAAAGTGTCAGCAGGTGGCAAGTAAACTCCTGGAG GATATTAAAGGTACCTTACAAAG ATATAAGAAGGAGAAGCGTGAGAATCCTGTGGCATTTCCTCCTGCGACAAAGCGGAAGAttgcagaattctgtgatatAAATCCTTTTCTGGAAGGTGCCGTGAAGGAATTTAAAG AAACTTGGGCATGTGGATATCAACTGCAGAAAG AGTGTGTGATCCTGGATGAAAACACTGCTCACACCAAACTCATCCTGTCTCACGATCGAAAAAGTGTGAGAGTCGGGGACAGTCCTCAAGTCCTGCCTGAAGACTTTTCACGATTTGATCACTGGCAATGTGTCCTGGGATGCAAGGGATTTAACTCCGGAAGACATTACTGGGAGGTCCTTGTGGGAAATCAAGAGAAATGGGCCGTTGGGGTGGCCAGGAGCTCCGTGGCGAGAAAAGGCCATTTTACCTTTGGCCCCACAGAAGGGTTCTGGGCCGTGGGGAAATGGGACAGCCAGTACTGGGCCCTCGATTACCCGGAACGCCTTCGACTTTCGCCAGACAGAGAGCTGAAGAGGATCTGTGTGTCATTGAACTACCTTGGTGGGCGGGTGGCATTTTTTGACGCTGACACAGCTGAGCTGCTCTTTGAGTTCTGCTCGGCCTTGTTCTATGGAGAAAAACTTCACCCCCTCATTTGGGTGTGGGGCACAGCCTATCTCAGACTCTGCTCCTGA